In one Dermacentor albipictus isolate Rhodes 1998 colony chromosome 4, USDA_Dalb.pri_finalv2, whole genome shotgun sequence genomic region, the following are encoded:
- the LOC135898379 gene encoding myb/SANT-like DNA-binding domain-containing protein 1 has product MERPVSRAAWTDEETDVLIRLWEENLGGLRGQKRNGKIYQAITTALASCGIVKTRAQVHSKMENLRNKYRWHTKNRTTGSGGVPWKFYWKIHKFLGTLPANDASLAVESSCGEPTVSEIVRSMETGEPCEEPCEIWTYSTPSDSLEPPGNDENTPPSCILYEAVPTEMDDRVGQLSTEQTCSNQPTPSRCTPPRSAAGQKKRCRDGVLGEVVQEQKKFRTSWYDLKMQELELYKKQLKLQEEAAKRDTQLIDVLKDFFSH; this is encoded by the exons ATGGAACGTCCCGTTTCCCGCGCCGCTTGGACTGACGAGGAGACAGATGTGCTGATAAGGCTGTGGGAGGAGAACCTGGGCGGTCTTCGCGGCCAGAAGAGAAATGGAAAAATATACCAAGCGATTACGACCGCGTTGGCGAGCTGCGGCATTGTGAAGACGCGAGCGCAAGTGCATTCTAAAATGGAAAACCTGCGGAACAAATACAG ATGGCACACGAAGAACCGCACAACAGGTTCCGGAGGCGTTCCGTGGAAATTTTACTGGAAAATTCACAAGTTCTTAGGAACATTGCCTGCTAATGATGCCAGTCTCGCGGTGGAAAGCAGCTGTGGAGAGCCCACAGTCTCCGAG ATTGTTCGAAGCATGGAAACAGGGGAGCCATGTGAGGAGCCATGCGAGATATGGACATATAGCACTCCATCAGACAGCCTAGAACCGCCAGGGAATGATGAAAACACCCCACCATCATGCATTCTCTATGAGGCAGTGCCAACAGAGATGGATGATAGGGTTGGCCAGCTGTCCACAGAGCAGACATGCTCCAACCAGCCCACCCCCAGCCGCTGTACCCCTCCCAGATCTGCTGCAGGCCAAAAAAAAAGATGTAGGGACGGCGTGCTGGGGGAAGTCGTCCAGGAACAAAAGAAGTTTCGAACAAGCTGGTACGACTTAAAAATGCAGGAGCTTGAACTCTATAAAAAGCAGCTCAAGTTGCAAGAAGAAGCAGCAAAGCGGGACACACAACTAATTGATGTGTTGAAAGATTTTTTTTCCCATTGA